CCAGATTTTTTTAAATCGGAAGGGGTACTCGAATTTTCATTTGAATTCTACCTACTGAATAGAAGTATAGTACCCGGTTTGATAAAGGATTCACATTAGATTGGAAGCAGTTTGGGAAGAAATTTTAGAAGAGGTATCGAAACAAATCCCTCCAAAGTATTTTAGAAACTTTATCGCACCGTTGCACTTTGTACGTTGGGAAGGAAATGATCTCGTTGTATCGGCCCCTTCACAAATCATCAAAAGCCACGTAGAAGCGAAATATATCAATTTTATCGAAACAGCCGCCTATCAGGTCAAAGGTGATTCTTTTCGACTCGTTTTACTCACAGATAAAGAAGAATCCACTCTTCATATGAAGAGTGTCATCGAAAATAAATTTCAAACAGACGAAACGGAGCTGAATTCCGAGTATAATTTCGAAACTTATATAGTGTCTGACTGCAATAAACTCGCTTTTACCGCAGCAAAAAGCATTTCTGAAAATCCGGGAAAATACAATCCTCTCTACTTATTCGGACCTGTCGGCGTTGGGAAGACTCATTTGCTCCATGCCATCGGATCAGAAATCAAAAAGAAAGATCCCTGGAAGACGGTTCGTTATGTAGACAGCATTTCTTTTCTAAATGAATTTATATTTACTGTAAGACAAAACAATAGAGACTCTCTGGAATCTTTTAAGATGAGATATCAGTCTTATAATGTCTTATTATTCGATGATATTCAGTTTTTAAACGGTGGAGCGGAAAAAACTCAGGAAGAGTTTTTTGCACTATTCAATTTTCTTTACGAAAGAAAAAGACAAATAGTCATAGCATCCGACAGACCGAGTTACGAACTACCGTTACACGATAGACTCAAATCGAGATTTGTTCACGGTCTCCAGGCAGATATAAAGGAACACGACCAAACTTTACGGAAAGAACTGCTCCGGACTTACTCTGTCCAATACAATATTCCAATGTCGGAAGAGACCCTGGATTGGCTTGCAGTCAATTGTGAGGGAGATTCTCGGGCTTTGATCGGAATTATCAACGATTTGGTTTTGTACAAAAAAGCGTATCAATTCTTTCTTTTGCCGGAAGACAAGATCAGAGAGATCGCCAACTCCAGACTGCAGACCAATCGAAAGCGCATCGGATTCAACCCCGACCAGGTTATCGATTTGATCTGCGAAAGAATGAGTGTAGCAAGAAAGGATCTTTTAGGGAAAAGCAGAAAGGCGGATTATATTCTTCCGCGTCACCTGTCCATGTTACTTCTCCATGAGATTTTGGGGCTTCCCAAGTCACAGATCGGAAGGATTTTTTCCGCCCAACATACGACCGTCATTCACGGGATCAATAAGATCAAAGAACGGTTCAACGAAGACCAAAATCTTGCTGATTTGTATCAGTCGATTAAGCATCAAATATCCTTTCAATAATCTGTTCAAAAGCCTATTAAAGAACTGTAGATAAGTTGTTTATAAGACATAAAACATTTTTAGATGGAAAGAACTGTCGAAATCAAGAGATAAGTGACATAAATATGAACGGTCTAAAAAATGATTTTATCAGACATAATCCAATAAAAATTGATGTTTAGAGGGTTTATGCACATACTGACAGATACAACGAAGACGACATAATATATTTAATAAATTATATATATAAGAAAAGAGGAAGAAAATGAAATTCACTGTCAATACTACAGACTTTCTAAAAGCAATCAACTCCGTAGATGGTGTAATCTCCGTTCGAGAAATTAAGTCCGCTCTATCCAATTTGAAAATCCAGGCGGAAGACAATATCGTTTATCTCTCAGCAACAGATTTGGAAATTGCAATCAAAACTTCGGTTGCATCCGTAGTAGGACAAAAGGGAAACGCATCGCTTCCCGCAAAACAACTGTCAAATATATTCAAAAATTTGAATTTCGATTCGACTTTGCTTTCAACAAGTGATAACAATGATTCGTCGGAAACTTCGATTACGGATGCTTCCGGAAAGATGGATACGAAATTCAAAGTCAACGGAATTGATTCGGAAGACATCAAAACGATTCCGGTTGTGAATGAATCCAATGTCGTTGAGTTTCCTTGCCAGACGATTCGTGAAATGTTTCGCAAAACTTCTTACGCCATGGCGATCGAAGAAACACGTTTCGTATTCAACGGTTTATTTTTAAAACCAGAAGATACCGACTTAGTTGTAGTCGGAACGGACGGAAGAAGACTTTCTAAAATCGTACGTAAGTTTCCAAAACAATTTCCATTTAAAAACGGAGCGATCATTCCTCATAAAGCGGTTCGCGAAATGTTAAAGATGATGGAAGGAAAAGAAACTGCAAAGATAGGTTTTATCGACGAACAAATTTATGTGTCTTCGGGAAACATCGAATTGTTATTCAAACTCATTGATGGTAACTTCCCTGATTACGAACAAGTGATCCCGAAACAGGCGGCAGAATCGGTTCGGATTGCAAAAACAGATTTTCTTACTTTTCTGAAACAAGCTTTGATCTCTGCGGAAGAACCGTCCAAACAAGTTCGGTTGAGTTTTTCCAAAGGAAACGTTAACATCAGTTCTTCTAACCCAGGTACAATGATGTTTGATCACAATATGCCTGTCGAATACAGCGGAGAACCTGTCACGATCGCTTTCAAGGGAGATTATTTGAATGATGTAGTCAAAGCGGTGGATGATCCGGAAGTGATCTTTGAATTTTCGTCTTCCAGTGCTCCTGTATTGTTTAAGGATCCGTCTGATAGCGATTTCGTATCAGTAATTATGCCGATGAAGCTTTAATGTATCTTAGGCGAATTGCACTTCAAAATTTTCGTAATCACGAACAAACTACCCTAGATTTTAAATCCCGTCTTATCTTCTTTATCGGAAACAATGGAGAAGGTAAGACAAACCTGCTCGAATCCATTTCCCTTTTATCCTATTTGAAAAGTTTCAGAGAAACCGATGAAAATCAGTTATTGAAATGGGATTCTCCTTTTACTTTTGTAAGAGCGGAATTTGAAGCAGGAGGAGAAGATTTTGTATTTGAATACGGAATCGAAAAGGGTCAATTCAAGCGTAAAAAAATAAAAATAAACGGTGAAGTGATTAAAAAGGTTTCCGATTCCGTCGGATACTTTCGTTCCGTGATACTCAGCCCACCCGACATTCAGATTATAGAATCGGGAAATGTAGAAAGAAGAAGATTCTTGGATTCTTTTATTTCTTCTACAAACAAAAGTTATTTGCATCATCTGATCGAATACAATCGACTTCTGAAACAAAGAAATCATACTTTAAAAAAGGAAACTGCTACCGACAAGGAAATTGAAATTTGGAACGAGCCTTTGATCGAAAGGGATTCGGAAATTCGTAAAATACGATCTCTTACAATTTCCAGACTGAACTTATTTTTTGAAAAAAATTTGAATTTGCTCAGCCAGGGTAAAGATCCGTTTCATATCACTTACAAACCGAATGTTCTGTCGGAAGAAAATCATAGAGAAAGATTGGTCGGGAATCTTAGAAAGGATAGAGCTATCGGTTATACCAGCTGCGGAAGTCATAGAGATGATATTCCCATCGGCTTTGATGATAAAGACCTCAGTTCTTTCGGGTCTCAAGGCCAAAAAAGAAGTGCCGTTATCGCTCTCAAGACAGCTTCTTTTCAAATGATTTTGGAAGATACGGGGGAAGCTCCCGTTCTTTTGATTGATGACATTATACGGGAGTTAGATGTCAAAAGACGCGAGTATTTTCTGAATCTGATTTTAGAATGCGGACAGGCGTTTTTCACCACTACGGATTTGGAAGGAATCAAAGAATATGTGGGAAACCTGGAGATTGACAAAGAAATTTTTGTGATCCAAAATGGAAAAGTATCCCAAGGTTTTGAAAAATGAAAAAAGTAGAGATCGGAGAATTGTTCAAAAGTTTAGAAAGACTCGGGTTCGACCAAAATGAAATTTTCTCCACCCAAACGATCAAAATCATTCAAAGAGATTGGAAGGAAATCGTAGGGGATTTTTTCGGAGACCAATCTTATCCTGCAGAATTGAAAGAAAACCGACTGATTGTTATGTGCAAACACTCCCTTATTTCGCAGGAAATGGAGTTTCAAAAGATGGCAATTTTGCAAAAATTAACCGATAAAAAACTTCCTACGAACATTTCAAAAATCGTCCTAAAAACCGGCATAGTCCCCAATTCCAAAAGGACAAGTTCCTAAACAAGTACGTCTTTTCACTTGCCCTAGTGGGCTTCTCCTGGGATAGTTCCTATAGGATACAAGTTTACTCTATGACAAATGAAGCCTCTCAAAACCCCTATGCAGCCTCGCAAATTAAGATTTTAGAGGGTCTGGAAGCCGTTCGAAAACGGCCTGGGATGTACATTGGAACCCAAGATGAATCGGGTCTCCATAAGATGGTCTATGAAGTTGTGGACAACTCGGTCGACGAGGCGATGGCAGGGCATTGCACTCAGATCGATGTCAAAATATTACCTGAAAATATAATCGAAGTTAAAGATAACGGAAGGGGGATTCCTGTCGGGATCCACCCGGACAAAGGAAAATCCACGATCGAAGTAGTACTGACCATACTTCACGCAGGTGGTAAATTCGAGAACGACGCCTATAAGGTATCAGGCGGTCTTCATGGTGTAGGTGTTTCCGTTGTGAATGCATTGTCCACATGGTTGGAAGTGGAAGTTCATCAATCGGGAAAAATACACTACCAAAAATACCAGACGGGAATTCCTGTTGAGGACGTAAAAATCATAGGAGATACCGATCGTCAGGGCACCACTGTTCGGTTTTTGCCGGATAAGTCGATTTTCACAACTACCGAATTTTTCTTTGATACACTTTCGGCCCGTTTTAGGGAAATTGCATTTTTAAACAAAGGGCTTCTTTTAAGGATCGAAGATCTCAGAAAAGAAGAAGTCGCTCAACATGAATTTAAGTTCGATGGAGGGATTGTTTCTTTCGTTGAATATCTAACCGATTCGAAACACCCCCTTCATAAAGTTTTACATTTCGTAGGAGAGAAAGAAACCGTTTGGGCTGAGATCGCTCTACAGTATTGCGATACCTATTCTGAAAGTGTATTTTGTTTTACCAATGCGATCAATAACAACCTGGGTGGAACACATTTAGAAGGATTTAGGACCGCGCTTACTAGAACTCTGAATGATCATTTGAAAAAAGATCAGGTTCTTTTAAAAAAACAACCTAACGGTTTGACAGGTGACGATGTAAAAGAAGGACTTTGCGCGGTCATCTCTGTAAAAATTCCACAGCCTCAATTTAACTCACAAACCAAAGAAAAACTGGTCAATGCAGAAGTAAAAGGTCTGATGCAAACGATTTCGGGAGAAGGTTTGAATCTTTTTTTCGAAGAGAATCCTTCCGTCATCAAAAAGATTCTAGAGAAATGTATCTTAGCATCTAAGGCACGTGAAGCGGCCAGACGAGCAAGAGATCTCACTCGCAGGAAAACGGTTTTGGAAGGCGGTGGTTTGCCCGGAAAACTTGCAGATTGTTCGGAAAGAGATCCTGAATTATGCGAACTTTTCCTTGTCGAGGGGGATTCTGCCGGTGGATCTGCAAAACAAGGTAGAGATAGAAATATTCAGGCGATTCTTCCTTTGAAAGGAAAGATTTTGAATGTTGAGAAATCTAGACTCGACAAAATTTTATCAAATGAAGAAGTTAGAAACCTAATCACTGTTATGGGAACTGGTATCGGCGATGATGAATTCAATGCCGATAAACTCAGATATCGCAAGATTATTATCATGACTGATGCCGATGTGGACGGATCACATATTCGTACTTTGTTATTAACCTTTTTCTTTCGCTATATGAAACCGGTAATCGCACGCGGATCATTGTATGTGGCTCAGCCTCCTTTGTATCAACTCAAGTTCGGTCGCGAGGCTGTTTACGTTTACTCGGATAAAGAAAAGGAAGAAATTCTGAAAGCACGTTCGGGAGATAAAGTTGTCATCCAAAGATACAAAGGTTTGGGAGAGATGAACCCGGAACAACTTTGGGAAACTACGATGGATCCGAAAGAGCGGGTAATGTTGCAAGTAAAACTCGATGACTTTGTGGAAGCGGAAGACACTTTCAATATTCTTATGGGGGATGATGTCTCTCCCCGCAGAAGGTTCATTGAAGAAAACTCTTACAAAGTCGCAAACCTAGATTTATAATTAAATACGGAATATTAAAATGACCGAAACAAACGGCCAAGAAAACGAATCTACAAAAACTTTAGCCTTAAACCTATCAGGAAGACCCGACGTAGCCGGAGCATTGAAAGCAGGGGTGAGAGTCATTCCTGTTGAGATTGAAGACCAAATGAAAGAAGCTTATCTTGATTATGCGATGAGCGTAATCGTAGGTAGAGCTCTGCCTGATGTAAGAGACGGATTAAAACCGGTTCATAGAAGGATTCTTCATGCTATGAACGAACGTGCCTGGAGAAGTGACAGGCCTTATGTAAAATCCGCGAAAATTGTCGGGGAAGTAATCGGTAACTTTCACCCTCACGGTGATGCACCTGTTTATGAAACTATGGTTCGTATGGTGCAAAAATTTTCCATGCGGGAACCGCTGGTGGACGGTCAAGGAAACTACGGATCTGTCGACGGTGACAACGCGGCACACTATCGTTATACGGAAGCACGTCTTACTAAGCTTGCGGAAGAGTTACTCAAGGACATCGAAAAGAATACTGTCGAGTTTTCACCAAACTTTGATGATACGAGACAGCAACCCGATGTATTACCTGCCAATTTTCCGAATATTCTAGTCAATGGATCCACCGGTATTGCCGTTGGAATGGCGACCAATATTCCTCCGCATAACTTGAAAGAGTCTCTCAATGCTGTGATCGCTCTTATTCAAAATCCGGATATTTCTCTCTATGAATTGATGAAGATTTTACCTGGGCCGGATTTCCCTACAGGTGGAACGATCATTGGTGGAGAAGGATTATATCAGGCATATTCTACTGGACGCGGTTCGATTCGAATCCGTTCCAAAGTGGATATCATTGAAAACGCAAAAGGCCGTGAAATCATTGTTATTAGTGAAATTCCTTATCAGGTAAATAAAAAACATTTATTGGAAAAAATCGGTGATCTTGTAAATGAAAAGATCATCGAGGGAATTACGGAAATCTTAGACCTTTCCGATAGGAAAGGTATCCGGGTTGAACTTCATATTAAAAAGGATTTCAACGCCCAAGTCATTCTAAATCAACTGTTCAAACTCACTCAATTGCAGGTCAGTTTCGGAATCACAATGCTTGCGAT
The nucleotide sequence above comes from Leptospira kobayashii. Encoded proteins:
- the dnaN gene encoding DNA polymerase III subunit beta, producing the protein MKFTVNTTDFLKAINSVDGVISVREIKSALSNLKIQAEDNIVYLSATDLEIAIKTSVASVVGQKGNASLPAKQLSNIFKNLNFDSTLLSTSDNNDSSETSITDASGKMDTKFKVNGIDSEDIKTIPVVNESNVVEFPCQTIREMFRKTSYAMAIEETRFVFNGLFLKPEDTDLVVVGTDGRRLSKIVRKFPKQFPFKNGAIIPHKAVREMLKMMEGKETAKIGFIDEQIYVSSGNIELLFKLIDGNFPDYEQVIPKQAAESVRIAKTDFLTFLKQALISAEEPSKQVRLSFSKGNVNISSSNPGTMMFDHNMPVEYSGEPVTIAFKGDYLNDVVKAVDDPEVIFEFSSSSAPVLFKDPSDSDFVSVIMPMKL
- the dnaA gene encoding chromosomal replication initiator protein DnaA translates to MEAVWEEILEEVSKQIPPKYFRNFIAPLHFVRWEGNDLVVSAPSQIIKSHVEAKYINFIETAAYQVKGDSFRLVLLTDKEESTLHMKSVIENKFQTDETELNSEYNFETYIVSDCNKLAFTAAKSISENPGKYNPLYLFGPVGVGKTHLLHAIGSEIKKKDPWKTVRYVDSISFLNEFIFTVRQNNRDSLESFKMRYQSYNVLLFDDIQFLNGGAEKTQEEFFALFNFLYERKRQIVIASDRPSYELPLHDRLKSRFVHGLQADIKEHDQTLRKELLRTYSVQYNIPMSEETLDWLAVNCEGDSRALIGIINDLVLYKKAYQFFLLPEDKIREIANSRLQTNRKRIGFNPDQVIDLICERMSVARKDLLGKSRKADYILPRHLSMLLLHEILGLPKSQIGRIFSAQHTTVIHGINKIKERFNEDQNLADLYQSIKHQISFQ
- the gyrB gene encoding DNA topoisomerase (ATP-hydrolyzing) subunit B; this encodes MTNEASQNPYAASQIKILEGLEAVRKRPGMYIGTQDESGLHKMVYEVVDNSVDEAMAGHCTQIDVKILPENIIEVKDNGRGIPVGIHPDKGKSTIEVVLTILHAGGKFENDAYKVSGGLHGVGVSVVNALSTWLEVEVHQSGKIHYQKYQTGIPVEDVKIIGDTDRQGTTVRFLPDKSIFTTTEFFFDTLSARFREIAFLNKGLLLRIEDLRKEEVAQHEFKFDGGIVSFVEYLTDSKHPLHKVLHFVGEKETVWAEIALQYCDTYSESVFCFTNAINNNLGGTHLEGFRTALTRTLNDHLKKDQVLLKKQPNGLTGDDVKEGLCAVISVKIPQPQFNSQTKEKLVNAEVKGLMQTISGEGLNLFFEENPSVIKKILEKCILASKAREAARRARDLTRRKTVLEGGGLPGKLADCSERDPELCELFLVEGDSAGGSAKQGRDRNIQAILPLKGKILNVEKSRLDKILSNEEVRNLITVMGTGIGDDEFNADKLRYRKIIIMTDADVDGSHIRTLLLTFFFRYMKPVIARGSLYVAQPPLYQLKFGREAVYVYSDKEKEEILKARSGDKVVIQRYKGLGEMNPEQLWETTMDPKERVMLQVKLDDFVEAEDTFNILMGDDVSPRRRFIEENSYKVANLDL
- a CDS encoding DUF721 domain-containing protein, which codes for MKKVEIGELFKSLERLGFDQNEIFSTQTIKIIQRDWKEIVGDFFGDQSYPAELKENRLIVMCKHSLISQEMEFQKMAILQKLTDKKLPTNISKIVLKTGIVPNSKRTSS
- the recF gene encoding DNA replication/repair protein RecF (All proteins in this family for which functions are known are DNA-binding proteins that assist the filamentation of RecA onto DNA for the initiation of recombination or recombinational repair.), which gives rise to MYLRRIALQNFRNHEQTTLDFKSRLIFFIGNNGEGKTNLLESISLLSYLKSFRETDENQLLKWDSPFTFVRAEFEAGGEDFVFEYGIEKGQFKRKKIKINGEVIKKVSDSVGYFRSVILSPPDIQIIESGNVERRRFLDSFISSTNKSYLHHLIEYNRLLKQRNHTLKKETATDKEIEIWNEPLIERDSEIRKIRSLTISRLNLFFEKNLNLLSQGKDPFHITYKPNVLSEENHRERLVGNLRKDRAIGYTSCGSHRDDIPIGFDDKDLSSFGSQGQKRSAVIALKTASFQMILEDTGEAPVLLIDDIIRELDVKRREYFLNLILECGQAFFTTTDLEGIKEYVGNLEIDKEIFVIQNGKVSQGFEK